CGACCTGCGTGAGTTGGCCGCAGACGGGCAGATCATCCGCACGATCGGCGGAGCAGCTGCGGGCGGATATGTCGAGCCGCCGTTGGGCGAGCGGATGGAGCAGCAGGCCGAGGCGAAGGACGCCATCGCCGCACTGGCTCTCGAGCGGCTCGACGACGGTGCGCGCACCGTCTTCCTCGATGCCGGCTCGACGACGGTGCGCCTAGCCGAGCGGATCAGGGACCGCAGCGATCTCACCGTCTTCACCCGCGGCCTAGAGATCGCGCTGGCTTTGGCTCATCCCGCCGGCCCCAGGGCGATCATGGTCGGCGGCGAGGTCTCGACCCTGTCGCACGGCACCACCGGCGCACTGTCCGATCACGCGCTGTCCCGTATCCATGTCGATATCGCGTTCCTCGGCGCCGACGCAGTCGACCCCACGCAAGGGCTCGGCGAACCGAGCCTTGACGAAGCACGCACGAAGGAGCTCATCGCCGAGCGAGCCGGAACCGTCATCGTCCTCGCGGACAGTTCGAAGTCCGGCCGCGATGTCGCTGCATGGGCACCAATGCCGACTGGCTGGACGTGGATCGACGAGCACGGGGAGCACGCACAGAGCTGAGCCGCGCAGAGGGTCGATCGGTGGTTCTGTCGTCTAATTCAGAAATGGTTCGGATAACGCGAACGAGAACGATACTCGTCAGCGACGCTCATACAAATTCCGGCATTGAACGAATTTTCTGTCAACAAGCTTTCGATAACGATAACTTCACTGTTCCCTGTGAAGCCGACTTACCTTTCCGAATCTGATTACATTGTGCATTCCTCCTGGTCAGATATAGTGTTGATGAATATTCTTCTAGTGACACGCCGATGATTTGACACGATTCCTCGATTGAGAAGCTGAACACGTGCTCGTAACGTGGCTTCGGTTCGAAAGATGGATCACTTCGACAGTG
Above is a window of Brevibacterium siliguriense DNA encoding:
- a CDS encoding DeoR/GlpR family DNA-binding transcription regulator, with the protein product MAIRSGTQRRRDAILGMLKTGSWSIPRLAGELGTSESTIRRDLRELAADGQIIRTIGGAAAGGYVEPPLGERMEQQAEAKDAIAALALERLDDGARTVFLDAGSTTVRLAERIRDRSDLTVFTRGLEIALALAHPAGPRAIMVGGEVSTLSHGTTGALSDHALSRIHVDIAFLGADAVDPTQGLGEPSLDEARTKELIAERAGTVIVLADSSKSGRDVAAWAPMPTGWTWIDEHGEHAQS